Proteins encoded in a region of the Natator depressus isolate rNatDep1 chromosome 23, rNatDep2.hap1, whole genome shotgun sequence genome:
- the PPM1N gene encoding putative protein phosphatase 1N: protein MATFVRLLVSQAERMVSRLFKAERGEGPGSFLEAPRTEKLLEQGEGGGLRYGLGAMQGWRAHMEDAHTAQPQLPGSLATWAFFAVYDGHAGGTVAQFCAHHLLGELVVGEAFTGGVESPEAVKEAVRQGFLHIDSRMQALARAEGWEHAGSTAVAVLVSPRHLYFINLGDSRALLCRAGRLTFYTEDHKPSRPRERERIENAGGTVLLQRVNGSLAVSRALGDFDYKAVAWRGQTEQLVSPEPEVYELARCPGEDEFLVLACDGVWDAFDTEGLCAFVRSRLQLGRDPQAVCEEVLEAGLYKGSRDNMTCMVVCFRGAPGTSQAALQKERELDAHLESRVAELYGELQEQGAASLVAIFRCLASEVNPSLPPGGGLASKRAVIMEAYERLRRSYEAQLSGRCESGAPC, encoded by the exons ATGGCGACCTTTGTGCGGCTGCTGGTGTCACAGGCAGAGCGGATGGTCTCGCGTCTCTTCAAGGCGGAGCGTGGCGAGGGGCCCGGCTCCTTCCTGGAGGCGCCGCGGACGGAGAAGCTGCTGGAGCAGGGCGAGGGGGGCGGGCTGCGCTACGGGCTGGGCGCCATGCAGGGCTGGCGGGCCCACATGGAGGACGCGCACACGGCTCAACCCCAGCTGCCGGGCAGCCTGGCCACCTGGGCCTTCTTTGCCGTGTACGACGGGCACGCGGGCGGCACGGTGGCGCAGTTCTGCGCCCACCACCTGCTGGGGGAGCTGGTGGTGGGCGAGGCCTTCACGGGGGGCGTGGAGTCGCCAGAGGCGGTGAAGGAGGCGGTGCGGCAGGGCTTCCTGCACATCGACAGCCGCATGCAGGCGCTGGCACGTGCCGAGGGCTGGGAGCACGCCGGCTCCACCGCCGTGGCCGTGCTGGTCTCGCCACGCCACCTCTACTTCATCAACCTGGGCGACTCGCGGGCCCTGCTGTGCCGGGCCGGCCGCCTCACCTTCTACACGGAGGACCACAAGCCCAGCCGGCCGCGGGAGCGGGAGCGCATCGAGAACGCCGGCGGCACCGTCCTGCTGCAGCGCGTCAACGGCTCCCTGGCCGTCTCCCGCGCCCTGGGCGACTTTGACTACAAGGCCGTGGCCTGGCGGGGCCAGACGGAGCAGCTGGTGTCCCCCGAGCCCGAGGTGTACGAGCTGGCACGCTGCCCGGGCGAGGACGAGTTCCTGGTGCTGGCCTGCGACGGCGTCTGGGACGCCTTCGACACCGAGGGGCTCTGCGCCTTCGTCCGCTCCCGCCTGCAGCTCGGCAGGGACCCACAGGCCGTGTGCGAGGAGGTCCTGGAGGCCGGGCTCTACAAg GGAAGCCGCGACAACATGACCTGCATGGTGGTGTGCTTCCGGGGGGCCCCCGGCACCTCCCAGGCCGCCCTGCAGAAGGAGCGGGAGCTGGACGCCCACCTGGAGAGCCGGGTGGCAG agctgtatggggagctgcaggagcagggggctgcCAGCCTCGTGGCCATCTTCCGGTGCCTGGCATCCGAGGTgaaccccagcctgccccccggcGGGGGTCTGGCCAGCAA AAGAGCCGTGATCATGGAGGCCTACGAGCGCCTGCGTCGGAGCTATGAGGCCCAGCTGTCA GGACGCTGTGAGagtggtgccccctgctga